In Pelmatolapia mariae isolate MD_Pm_ZW linkage group LG2, Pm_UMD_F_2, whole genome shotgun sequence, one DNA window encodes the following:
- the LOC134640825 gene encoding NLR family CARD domain-containing protein 3-like, protein MALCENKVELPPPSKATLCGDEITKAQSPEKQHRPHTAHREPEPSCMSVMSDQSNERYIDFKQGAQETKIRQRKQSPKPEPVCVSTMSSSSNERYIDFKQAPVETRGYQIPDTSKPGPSCVSMMTDQSNERHIDFKQGAQGTKIRQRKKSPKPEPVCVSTMSSSSNERYIDFSRDTEKSQNLPANEGWLSFMKNWIMEVIMNFLQRLFGKQLQQIPSSTEPYSSAPTTCDESVLHNSINELDSFNETLQQIPASTEPEPQLQPSFAPTLCNESVLHYSSDELDFMLLEDKIITFVKNELKKIQKILCPDNSESQMEEEMLLGGEGEEQRNREALVKLTLHFLRTMKKDEWADCLQNKLFAPQCQRKLKSNLKKKFQCVFEGIAKAGNPTLLNQIYTELYITEGGTAEVNNEHEVSQLETASRTPERPETTIRREDIFKRSPGRDEPIRTVLTKGVAGIGKTVLIQKFTLDWAEEKANQDIHFTFPFTFRELNVLKETKFSLVELVHHFFTETKKAGICRFEDFQVVFILDGLDECRLPLDFHNTEILTEVTLSTSVDVLLTNLIRGKLLPSARVWITTRPAAASQIPPQFVDMVTEVRGFTDPQKEEYFRKRFRDEEQATGIITHIKKSRSLHIMCHIPVFCWITATVLEDMLKPREGAELPKTLTEMYIHFLVVQSKVKKVKYDHGVETDPHWNSESRKMIESLGKLAFDQLEKGKLIFYESDLTDCGIDIRAASVYSGVFTQIFKEERGLYQNPVFCFIHLSVQEFLAALHFHLTFINSGVSVLPVEQTASQTSETPKNKIVKTDFYQRAVDKALQSPNGHLDLYLRFLLGLSLQTNQDLLKGLQTQTESSSETNKETVQYIKKKIGENLSAEKSINLFHCLNELNDRSLVEEIQQSLSSGSLSIDKLSPAQWSALVFILLSSENGLDVFDLKKYSASEEALLRLLPVVKASRKAVLTDCNLSKTSCEALTSVLSNPVSSLLELDLSNNTLQDSGVKALFVKLGSPDCKLETLRLSGCQITEDGCRSLVSALNSKHTHLKELDLSYNNPGDSGVQLLSDELQRSLQKLEILRLSVCNLSEKSCEALSPVLSCQSSSLRELDLNNNNLKDTGVKALSTGLESQHCKLETLRLSGCLITKDGCASLASALNSNPSHLKVLDLSYNHPGDAGVELQTGVKDQRWKLETLRVEPAGAEWLKPGLKKYLSKLTVDTNTINKNLKLSMNNMKVTHTRNNFIYPDHADRFVDWCQLLCKDVLHGRCYWEVEWTGEVDISVSYRGIGRKGERKNCRFGENPQSWSLDCSNARGYTVYHNQRISVIHPSSSSSPHCGSKRVAVYVDCPAGTLSFYNVSSDSLIHLHTFNTTFTEPLYPGFGIWHHSCGSSVRLCSVQVEESPSVRETV, encoded by the exons ATGGCGCTGTGTGAGAACAAAGTGGAGCTTCCTCCTCCCTCTAAAGCCACTCTGTGTGGAGACGAGAtcaccaaagctcagag cCCAGAGAAGCAGCACAGACCCCACACTGCCCACCGTGAACCTGAACCCAGCTGTATGTCCGTGATGAGCGACCAGTCCAATGAGCGATATATTGATTTCAAACAAGGAGCACAGGAAACAAA GATACGTCAGAGAAAACAATCTCCTAAACCTGAACCCGTCTGTGTGTCCACGATGAGCAGCAGCTCAAATGAGCGATATATTGATTTCAAACAAGCACCAGTGGAGACGAG GGGTTATCAGATTCCAGATACTTCTAAACCCGGACCGAGCTGTGTGTCCATGATGACCGACCAGTCGAATGAGCGACATATTGATTTCAAACAAGGAGCACAGGGCACAAA GATACGTCAGAGAAAAAAATCTCCTAAACCTGAACCCGTCTGTGTGTCCACGATGAGCAGCAGCTCAAATGAGCGATATATTGATTTCAGCCGAGATACAGAGAAGAGTCAGAACCTGCCTGCTAATGAAGG CTGGTTATCCTTCATGAAGAACTGGATCATGGAGGTTATCATGAATTTCTTACAAAGATTATTTGGGAAACA GTTACAACAGATACCATCATCTACTGAACCTTATTCATCAGCACCCACAACGTGCGATGAATCTGTTCTTCATAACTCCATCAATGAACTCGACTCTTTTAACGAGAC GTTACAACAGATACCAGCATCTACTGAACCTGAACCTCAGCTTCAGCCCAGCTTTGCACCCACATTGTGCAATGAATCTGTTCTTCATTACTCCAGCGATGAACTCGACTTTATG ctgctggaggacaaaaTTATCACTTTTGTGAAAaatgagctgaagaagatccagaagatTTTGTGTCCAGATAACTCAGAGAGTCAAATGGAGGAAGAGATGCTGCTGGGGGGTGAGGGTGAAgaacagaggaacagagaggcaTTGGTGAAGCTCACCCTGCATTTCCTAAGAACAATGAAAAAGGACGAGTGGGCTGACTGTCTGCAGAACA AACTTTTTGCTCCACAATGTCAACGTAAACTTAAAAGTAACCTGAaaaagaagttccagtgtgtgtttgaggggatcgctaaagcaggaaacccaacgctactgaatcagatctacactgagctctacatcacagagggagggactgcagaggtcaataatgaacatgaggtcagccagcttgaaacagcatccaggacaccagaaagaccagaaacaacaatcagacgagaagacatctttaaaaggtcacctggaagagatgaaccaatcagaacagtgctgacaaaaggagtggctggcattgggaaaacagtcttaattCAAAAGTTTACGCTAGACTGGGCTGAAGAAAAAGCTAACCAGGACATCCATTTCACATTTCCATTTAcattcagagagctgaatgtgctgaaagagacaaagttcagcttggtggaacttgttcatcacttctttactgaaaccaaaaaagcaggaatctgcaggtttgaagacttccaggtcgTGTTCATCTtggatggtctggatgagtgtcgacttcctttGGACTTTCACAATACTGAGATCCTAACTGAAGTTACACTGTcgacctcagtggatgtgctgctaacaaatctcatcagggggaaactgcttccctccgCTCGtgtctggataaccacacgacctgcagcagccagtCAGATTCCTCCTCAGTTTGTTGACATGGTGACAGaagtcagagggttcactgacccacagaaggaagagtacttcaggaagcgattcagagatgaggagcaggccacGGGGATCATCACCCACATCAAGAAATCGCGAAGCCTCCatatcatgtgccacatcccagtcttctgctggatcactgctacagttctggaggatatGTTGAAGCCTAGAGAGGGAGCAGAGTTGCCCAAGactctgactgagatgtacatccattTCCTGGTGGTTCAATCCAAAGTGAAGAAAGTCAAGTATGATCATGGTgttgagacagatccacactggaattcagaaagcaggaagatgattgaatcactgggaaaactggcttttgaccAGCTAGAGAAAGGAAAACTGATCTtttatgaatcagacctgacagactgtggcatcgatatcagagcagcctcagtgtactcaggagtgttcacacagatctttaaagaggaaaGAGGGCTATATCAGAACCcagtgttctgcttcatccatctgagcgTTCaagagtttctggctgctcttcatttccatctgaccttcatcaactctggagtcAGTGTGCTACCAGTGGAACAAACAGCATCTCAGACATCTGAAACACCTAAAAATAAGATTGTAAAGACAGACTTCTACCAACGTGCTGTGGACAAAGctttacagagtccaaatggacatcTGGACTTGtacctccgcttcctcctgggtctttcattGCAGACAAATCAGGATCTTTTAAAAGGcctgcagacacagacagaaagcagtTCAGAAACCAATaaggaaacagtccagtacattAAGAAGAAAATTggtgagaatctgtctgcagagaaaagcatcaatctgttccactgtctgaatgaactgaacgatcgttctctagtggaggagatccaacagtccctgagttCAGGAAGCCTCTCTAtagataaactgtctcctgctcagtggtcagctctggtcttcatcttactgtcatcagaaaatggtctggatgtgtttgacctgaagaaatactctgcttcagaggaggctcttctgaggctgctgccagtggtcaaagcctcaaGAAAAGCCGT ACTGACTGACTGTAACCTCTCAAAGacaagctgtgaagctctgacTTCAGTTCTCAGTAACCCAGTCTCTAGTCTACTTGAGctagacctgagtaacaacacCCTGCAGGATTCTGGGGTGAAAGCACTTTTTGTTAAACTGGGGAGCCCAGACTGTAAACTGGAAACTCTAAG GCTGTCAGGCTGTCAGATCACAGAGGATGGCTGTAGGTCTCTTGTCTCAGCACTTAACTCCAAACATACCCACTTGAAAGAACTGGACTTGAGCTACAATAATCCAGGGGACTCAGGAGTGCAACTGTTGTCAGATGAACTACAGCGTTCATTACAAAAACTAGAAATTCTGAG ACTGAGTGTCTGTAACCTGTCAGAGAAAAGCTGTGAAGCTCTTTCTCCGGTTCTCTCCTGTCAGTCATCgagtctgagagagctggacctgaataacaacaacctgaaggatACAGGAGTGAAGGCACTGTCCACTGGACTGGAAAGTCAACACTGCaaactggaaactctcag GCTGTCAGGCTGCTTGATCACAAAGGATGGCTGtgcttctctggcctcagctctgaactCCAACCCCTCTCATCTGAAAGTGCTGGACTTGAGTTACAACCATCCAGGGGATGCAGGAGTGGAGCTTCAGACTGGAGTAAAGGACCAACGCTGGAAACTAGAAACCCTAAG GGTGGAACCTGCTGGAGCAGAGTGGTTGAAACCAGGTTTGAAGAAGt ATCTCTCTAAACTCACAGtcgacacaaacacaataaacaaaaatcTCAAACTGTCTATGAATAACATGAAGGTGACACATACGAGAAACAACTTCATATATCCCGATCATGCTGACAGATTTGTTGACTGGTGTCAGCTGCTGTGTAAAGATGTTTTAcatggtcgctgttactgggaggtggagtggacAGGTGAGGTTGATATATCAGTAAGTTACAGAGGAATAGGAAGAAAAGGAGAACGAAAGAACTGCAGATTTGGAGAAAATcctcagtcctggagtctggacTGCTCTAATGCCCGTGGCTACACTGTGTATCACAATCAGAGAATATCAGTCATTCACCCCTCGTCCTCCTCGTCCCCTCACTGTGGTTCTAAGCGAGTAGCGGTGTATGTGGattgtcctgctggcactctgtccttctacaatGTCTCCAGTGActctctgatccacctccacaccttcaacaccacattcactgaacctcTTTATCCTGGCTTTGGAATCTGGCACCATTCATGTGGTTCCTCGGTGCGTCTGTGTTCTGTGCAGGTGGAAGAATCTCCTTCTGTCAGAGAAACAGTGTAA
- the LOC134640834 gene encoding NLR family CARD domain-containing protein 3-like: MCHIPVFCWITATVLEDMLKPREGAELPKTLTEMYIHFLVVQSKVKKVKYDRGVETDSHWNSESRKMIKSLGKLAFDQLEKGNLIFYESDLTECGIDIRAASVYSGVFTQIFKEEGRLYQDTVFCFIHLSVQEFLAALHVHLTFINSGVSVLPVEQTASQTSETPKNKIVKTDFYQLAVDKALQSPNGHLDLFLRFLLGLSLQTNQDLLKGLQTKTESSSETNQETVQYIKMKISESLSAEKSINLFHCLNEMNDRSLVEEIQQSLSSRSLSVDKLSPVQWSALAFILLSAEKDLDEFDLKKYSASEEALLRLLPVVKASNKALLSGCNLSKPGCEALTSVLRNQSSSLIELDLSNNDLQDSGLTELSVGLGTPHCKLEILRFL, encoded by the exons atgtgccacatcccagtcttctgctggatcactgctacagttctggaggatatGTTGAAGCCTAGAGAGGGAGCAGAGTTGCCCAAGactctgactgagatgtacatccattTCCTGGTGGTTCAATCCAAAGTGAAGAAAGTCAAGTATGATCGTGGTGTTGAGACTGATTCACACTGGAATTCAGAAAGCAGGAAGATGATTAAAtcactgggaaaactggcttttgaccAGCtagagaaaggaaacctgatcttttatgaatcagacctgacagagtgcggcatcgatatcagagcagcctcagtgtactcaggagtgttcacacagatctttaaagaggagggcagactgtaccaggacacggtgttctgcttcatccatctgagcgttcaggagtttctggctgctcttcatgtccatctgaccttcatcaactctggagtcAGCGTGCTACCAGTGGAACAAACAGCATCTCAGACATCTGAAACACCTAAAAATAAGATCGTAAAGACAGACTTCTACCAACTTGCTGTGGACAAAGctttacagagtccaaatggacatctggacttgttcctccgcttcctcctgggtctttcattGCAGACAAATCAGGATCTTTTAAAAGGCctgcagacaaaaacagaaagcagtTCAGAAACCAAccaggaaacagtccagtacattAAGATGAAGATAAGTGAgagtctgtctgcagagaaaagcatcaatctgttccactgtctgaatgaaatGAATGATCGTTCCCTAGTGGAGGAGATTCAACAGTCCCTGAGTTCAAGAAGCCTCTCTGtggataaactgtctcctgtccagtggtcagctctggctTTCATCTTACTGTCAGCAGAAAAGGATCTGGATgagtttgacctgaagaaatattctgcttcagaggaggctcttctgaggctgttGCCTGTGGTCAAAGCCTCAAATAAAGCTCT aCTGAGTGGATGTAATCTCTCAAAGCCAGGCTGTGAAGCTCTGACTTCAGTTCTCAGAAACCAGTCCTCTAGTCTGAttgagctggacctgagtaacaacgATCTGCAGGATTCAGGGTTAACAGAGCTGTCTGTTGGACTGGGGACACCACACTGTAAACTGGAAATTCTAAG ATTTCTGTGA